Proteins co-encoded in one Brassica oleracea var. oleracea cultivar TO1000 chromosome C4, BOL, whole genome shotgun sequence genomic window:
- the LOC106340290 gene encoding LOW QUALITY PROTEIN: probable leucine-rich repeat receptor-like protein kinase At2g28990 (The sequence of the model RefSeq protein was modified relative to this genomic sequence to represent the inferred CDS: inserted 2 bases in 2 codons; deleted 1 base in 1 codon), with the protein MKIHLLLVIIGTYAAIVLAQTQEGFISLDCGLPIEESPYDNEFNGLTFTSDSTFIQTGKSGRVHKDLNDVLSKQYLTLRYFPEGKRNCYSLDVKPDTKYLIAVSSVYGNYDGLNLDPNFDIYIGPNKWISINLKGRPNGTLDEIIHKSMSNSLDICLVKTGTTSPIISAIEIRPLRDNTYVSQSGSLRLSFRVYLNNSDGFIRYPDDVRDRIWNPFFGSSYSQITTNLNINNSNAYEVPKTALQSAATPRNASGPLVITWNPKPSNAQVYLYMHFAEIQTLEANEIREFDFILKGNFNHSGFSPTKLKVFTLFTEVPMQCDSGDCRLELVRTPKSILPPLINALEAYTVIEFPKLETSPSDVDAIKNIKVTYRLSKISWQGDPCLPKDWSWENLRCSYVDLSTPPQIVSLNLSESGLTGSIALALQNLTQLQELDLSNNNLTGPVPSFLASMKSLTLINFSGNNLNGSVPQALLDSVTEGLVLKLDGNPDLCKTSLCNQEKQKKKFLIPAFASAASLLAIPVVVALIFVFRKKKLPSDSAAPPSISVPDVGHTSQPESSFASKKIRFTYTEVQQVTNNFDRALGEGGFGVVYHGCVNVTQQVAVKLLSQSSSQGYKHFKAEVELLMRVHHINLVSLVGYCDEGDHXEYMPNGDLKQHLSGKRGGFXLSWENRLRIVLDTALGLEYLHTGCIPPIVHRDIKSTNILLDQNFQAKLADFGLSRSFPTGNETHVSTVVAGTPGYLDPEYYQTNWLTEKSDIYSFGIVLLEIITNRPIIQQSREKPHLVEWVSFMITKGDIGSIMDPNLHQNYDIGSVWKAIEIAMSCLSPSSIGRPNMSQVAKGLKECLISENSRISESRDVELRTSMDYSKDMYTEVIPEAR; encoded by the exons ATGAAGATTCATCTTTTGTTGGTCATCATTGGAACCTATGCCGCTATAGTTTTAGCCCAGACGCAAGAAG GATTCATCAGTTTGGATTGTGGATTACCTATTGAAGAATCTCCTTACGATAATGAATTCAATGGATTGACATTCACATCTGATTCCACATTCATCCAAACAGGGAAAAGTGGTAGAGTCCATAAAGATCTCAACGACGTATTATCAAAACAATATTTGACTCTGAGATACTTTCCTGAAGGAAAGCGCAATTGTTATAGTCTAGATGTCAAGCCTGACACAAAATATCTCATCGCAGTTAGCTCCGTATATGGGAATTATGATGGTCTTAATCTTGATCCAAACTTTGATATCTATATTGGTCCTAATAAGTGGATAAGTATAAATTTGAAAGGAAGACCAAATGGTACTCTAGATGAGATCATACACAAATCCATGTCAAACTCTTTGGATATATGTCTTGTTAAGACAGGAACAACGTCGCCAATAATTTCAGCCATCGAAATACGGCCACTCAGGGACAATACTTATGTTAGCCAATCTGGTTCACTGAGGCTGTCTTTCCGGGTGTATCTTAACAATTCCGATGGATTTATAAG GTACCCTGATGATGTTCGTGATCGTATTTGGAATCCATTTTTTGGTTCTTCATATTCACAAATAACAACCAATCTCAACATAAACAATTCAAATGCATATGAGGTACCAAAAACTGCACTCCAGAGTGCTGCCACGCCTAGAAACGCCAGTGGACCGCTGGTCATCACTTGGAATCCCAAACCCTCTAATGCTCAAGTGTACTTGTACATGCACTTCGCCGAGATTCAAACCCTTGAGGCCAACGAGATCAGAGAATTTGACTTTATCTTGAAAGGGAACTTTAATCATTCAGGTTTTAGCCCTACCAAGTTAAAGGTATTTACATTATTCACAGAAGTACCTATGCAATGTGATTCTGGAGATTGCCGTTTAGAGCTTGTAAGAACTCCAAAGTCAATTCTTCCACCTCTGATTAATGCTCTCGAAGCTTACACGGTTATCGAATTCCCAAAATTGGAAACAAGCCCAAGTGATG TTGACGCTATCAAGAACATCAAAGTTACTTATCGACTGAGTAAAATCAGTTGGCAA GGAGATCCGTGTCTCCCTAAAGATTGGTCGTGGGAAAATCTTAGATGCAGTTACGTAGATCTCTCCACTCCACCACAAATTGTTTCCTT AAACCTGTCAGAAAGTGGATTAACTGGTAGCATAGCTCTAGCTTTACAGAATCTCACACAATTACAAGAACT GGACTTATCGAACAACAATTTGACTGGACCAGTGCCTAGTTTTCTTGCCAGCATGAAATCGCTGACCTTGAT AAACTTCAGTGGGAACAATCTCAACGGTTCAGTTCCTCAGGCTCTTCTTGATAGTGTAACGGAAGGACTTGTATTAAA ACTTGATGGAAATCCAGATTTGTGCAAAACTAGTTTATGCAATCAAGAAAAGCAGAAAAAGAAATTCTTGATACCGGCTTTTGCATCAGCTGCCTCTCTGCTTGCTATACCGGTTGTGGTGGCTCTTATTTTTGTTTTCCGAAAGAAAAAACTGCCTTCAG ATTCAGCTGCTCCACCAAGTATATCCGTACCGGATGTTGGGCATACTAGCCAGCCGGAATCGTCATTCGCTTCGAAGAAGATTAGGTTTACTTATACTGAGGTTCAACAAGTGACAAATAACTTTGACAGAGCTCTCGGTGAAGGAGGGTTTGGAGTTGTTTATCACGGTTGTGTTAATGTTACCCAACAAGTAGCTGTCAAATTGCTGTCCCAATCATCATCTCAAGGCTATAAGCATTTTAAGGCTGAG GTGGAACTGCTTATGAGAGTGCACCATATAAATCTGGTGAGTCTAGTTGGGTATTGTGATGAAGGAGACC ACGAGTACATGCCAAATGGAGACCTAAAGCAACATTTGTCAG GGAAGCGTGGTGGAT GTTTGAGCTGGGAAAACAGACTAAGAATAGTTTTGGATACAGCTCTAG GACTGGAATACTTGCACACAGGATGCATACCACCAATCGTTCATAGAGATATAAAAAGTACTAACATACTTTTGGACCAAAATTTCCAAGCTAAACTAGCTGATTTTGGTCTTTCAAGATCTTTTCCCACCGGAAATGAAACACATGTGTCAACTGTTGTTGCTGGCACTCCTGGATATCTTGATCCAGA GTATTACCAAACAAATTGGTTGACAGAAAAGAGTGATATATACAGTTTCGGAATAGTATTACTGGAGATCATTACAAACCGTCCTATAATTCAGCAGTCCCGCGAAAAGCCTCACTTAGTAGAATGGGTCAGCTTTATGATAACAAAAGGAGATATTGGAAGTATTATGGATCCAAATCTCCATCAAAACTATGACATTGGTTCTGTCTGGAAGGCCATTGAAATAGCAATGTCTTGTCTGAGTCCTTCTTCCATAGGAAGACCAAACATGTCTCAAGTTGCTAAAGGTCTAAAAGAGTGTCTAATATCCGAAAATTCAAGGATAAGCGAAAGCCGAGATGTTGAATTAAGAACTTCTATGGACTACAGCAAGGACATGTACACCGAGGTGATCCCTGAAGCTCGTTAG